The following are from one region of the Halobellus limi genome:
- a CDS encoding amidohydrolase family protein, which translates to MDHAVIDGEWHSAESGADIREYISDDEMRENEKAGYLAGPEEWGPIQWDGWDRSAGGRTEINIHSPDITDAEDVDPVREQLGIDTVVFSPGQFRMTTIPAQDKQVMYMRAFNDLTVDRFARGDGTYYAKLYVFGDHPEESAEEIERHGDKDGVVGAMITDVGPTFPMGHKSYEPIYEAAEKHDLPIILHSTTGIVPGFPIAGMQPKNFAEFHTLGHTIPKMWHANSLILRGIVEKYDVDFGFWEGGLSWIPALGERLDREYLERSSEFADLSQLPSEYLSEFYYGTQPLPEEATKMVDVVDLIERADLEDQVLYCSDRPHQDFDAPAAVDNVEGLTDAQKRKIFEENARELFGI; encoded by the coding sequence ATGGATCACGCGGTGATTGACGGCGAGTGGCACAGTGCGGAGTCCGGAGCCGACATCCGAGAGTACATCTCGGACGACGAGATGCGCGAGAACGAGAAGGCGGGCTACCTCGCGGGCCCCGAGGAGTGGGGTCCGATCCAGTGGGACGGCTGGGACCGAAGCGCCGGCGGTCGGACCGAGATAAACATCCACTCGCCGGACATCACCGACGCGGAGGACGTCGATCCGGTGCGCGAACAGTTGGGCATCGACACGGTCGTGTTCTCTCCCGGACAGTTCCGGATGACGACGATCCCCGCTCAGGACAAACAGGTGATGTACATGCGGGCGTTCAACGACCTCACCGTCGATCGCTTCGCCCGCGGCGACGGGACGTACTACGCGAAGCTCTACGTCTTCGGCGACCATCCCGAGGAGAGCGCCGAAGAGATCGAACGTCACGGGGACAAAGACGGGGTCGTCGGCGCGATGATCACCGACGTCGGCCCCACGTTCCCGATGGGGCACAAGAGCTACGAACCGATCTACGAGGCCGCCGAGAAGCACGACCTCCCGATCATCCTGCACTCGACGACCGGAATCGTCCCCGGGTTCCCAATCGCCGGGATGCAGCCGAAGAACTTCGCGGAGTTCCACACGCTGGGGCACACGATCCCGAAGATGTGGCACGCCAACAGCCTGATCCTCCGCGGGATCGTCGAGAAGTACGACGTCGACTTCGGCTTCTGGGAGGGCGGCCTCTCCTGGATCCCCGCGCTGGGCGAGCGCCTCGATCGCGAGTACCTCGAACGGTCCAGCGAGTTCGCCGACCTCTCGCAACTCCCGAGCGAGTACCTCTCGGAGTTCTACTACGGCACGCAGCCGCTCCCGGAAGAGGCGACGAAGATGGTCGACGTCGTCGACCTCATCGAACGGGCGGACCTCGAGGATCAGGTCCTCTACTGCTCGGACCGTCCGCACCAGGACTTCGACGCTCCGGCGGCGGTCGACAATGTCGAGGGGTTGACCGACGCGCAGAAACGTAAGATATTCGAGGAAAACGCCCGCGAGCTGTTCGGCATCTGA
- a CDS encoding Rieske (2Fe-2S) protein: MTDTSAEESSLHRVASVGEIEAGESSVVDVDGEQVALFRIDDEYFALSNVCPHQGGPLGQGRVEDECVYCPWHGWQFDVESGEHVQGDDTVPTYDVVVEDGEIHVRA; this comes from the coding sequence ATGACAGACACCAGCGCGGAGGAATCGTCGCTTCACAGGGTCGCTTCCGTCGGAGAGATCGAAGCGGGGGAGTCCTCCGTCGTCGACGTCGACGGCGAGCAGGTCGCCCTGTTTCGCATAGACGACGAGTACTTCGCGCTCAGTAACGTCTGCCCACACCAGGGCGGCCCGCTGGGGCAGGGCCGAGTCGAGGACGAGTGCGTGTACTGCCCCTGGCACGGGTGGCAGTTCGACGTCGAGTCCGGCGAGCACGTCCAGGGTGACGACACCGTACCGACCTACGACGTCGTCGTCGAGGACGGGGAGATCCACGTCCGGGCGTGA
- the rdfA gene encoding rod-determining factor RdfA: MTEDSDPTRSKVGRLIETNGLSDVGQELEDRWLGNGYESQSLRSLADWFNERLLAAKLQDAGENPIDGEVANLYRLLTDDDVTAGMRVDAEATLEQRGVDLENLRSEFVSHQAVYTYLTEFRDVSKGRSSGDRIESVRTTIQRLQSRLIAVIENNLGQLRDGGKLVLGEFNVLVDVQVLCEDCGASYPVTELLDRGGCDCQSANEVDGS, from the coding sequence ATGACCGAGGATTCCGATCCGACCCGTTCGAAGGTCGGACGACTCATCGAGACCAACGGGCTGTCGGACGTGGGGCAGGAGCTCGAAGACCGGTGGCTCGGTAACGGCTACGAGAGCCAGAGCCTCCGCTCTCTCGCGGACTGGTTCAACGAACGGTTGCTCGCCGCGAAACTGCAAGACGCGGGCGAGAACCCGATCGACGGCGAGGTCGCGAACCTCTATCGGTTGCTCACGGACGACGACGTCACGGCCGGGATGCGCGTCGACGCGGAGGCGACGCTCGAACAGCGCGGCGTCGACCTCGAGAACCTCCGGTCGGAGTTCGTCTCCCACCAGGCGGTGTACACGTACCTCACGGAGTTCAGAGACGTCTCGAAAGGCCGCTCGTCGGGCGATCGGATAGAGAGCGTCCGGACCACGATCCAGCGGCTCCAGAGCCGGCTCATCGCGGTGATCGAGAACAACCTGGGACAGTTGCGAGACGGCGGGAAACTCGTACTCGGGGAGTTCAACGTGCTGGTGGACGTCCAGGTGCTCTGTGAGGACTGCGGGGCCAGCTACCCGGTCACGGAACTGCTCGACCGCGGCGGGTGTGACTGCCAGTCGGCGAACGAGGTCGATGGGAGCTGA
- a CDS encoding TrkH family potassium uptake protein, translating to MVRTPETYVDYRVSIAYVGTVLKYLGVTPLFPLVLALYYGEDPLPFVATSVVMIGFGALLERLDQRNDLGNREAFLLVSLAWLLVPLAGTVPYLFAGTGTVATPINALFESMSGFTTTGATVLGEISVERHGHAMLMWRQLTQWLGGMGILVLMVAILPELSVGGAQIMNQEAPGLSIEKLTPRIQETARALWGIYAGFTVLAALVYYGLHLANLAPNMDLYNAVAHALTTLPTGGFSPQARSVEAFKPVVQWAVMPFMLIAGTNFALFWHVLKGDPRRLTDNSEVRGYVLAIAGFGAVISAVLFSGVGLAETPANVGLIPGNFEDALRQGLFQVIAIVTTTGYASMDVNAWDASAQTILLFAYFLGGSAGSAAGSIKIIRWVLVQKAIGRSLFTSVHPDAVRPIRLKQEIVEEDTILDVFVFVGLFVTLFVLSTILLYLDSFRTPAVTLSGLEAMSVAIATLGNVGPGYGVVGPMDSFLPFSDAAKLYMIFLMWIGRLEVLSVLVILSPSFWQR from the coding sequence ATGGTTCGAACGCCGGAAACGTACGTCGATTACAGGGTAAGCATCGCCTACGTCGGGACGGTACTCAAATACCTCGGCGTGACGCCGCTGTTCCCGCTCGTGCTCGCGCTGTACTACGGCGAGGACCCGCTCCCTTTCGTGGCGACGAGTGTCGTGATGATCGGTTTCGGGGCGCTTCTCGAACGACTCGATCAGCGCAACGACCTCGGCAACCGCGAGGCGTTTCTCTTGGTGAGTCTCGCGTGGCTCCTCGTGCCGCTTGCCGGCACGGTCCCGTATCTCTTCGCAGGGACCGGAACCGTCGCCACTCCGATAAACGCGCTCTTCGAGAGTATGAGCGGGTTCACGACGACCGGAGCGACGGTCCTCGGGGAGATCTCGGTCGAACGCCACGGCCACGCGATGCTGATGTGGCGGCAGCTCACCCAGTGGCTCGGCGGAATGGGAATCCTCGTGTTGATGGTCGCGATCCTGCCGGAGCTCTCGGTCGGCGGCGCACAGATCATGAACCAGGAGGCTCCGGGACTCTCGATCGAGAAGCTGACGCCGCGCATTCAGGAGACCGCCCGCGCCTTGTGGGGGATCTACGCTGGCTTCACCGTCCTCGCCGCGCTCGTCTACTACGGGCTTCACCTGGCCAATCTGGCGCCGAACATGGACCTCTACAACGCCGTCGCACACGCGCTCACCACCTTGCCCACCGGCGGTTTCTCCCCGCAGGCCAGAAGCGTCGAAGCGTTCAAACCGGTCGTGCAGTGGGCGGTGATGCCGTTCATGCTGATCGCGGGGACGAACTTCGCGCTGTTCTGGCACGTTCTCAAGGGGGACCCCCGGCGGCTCACAGACAACAGCGAGGTCCGCGGATACGTGCTCGCGATCGCCGGGTTCGGAGCCGTCATCTCCGCGGTACTCTTCTCCGGCGTCGGACTGGCCGAGACGCCGGCGAACGTCGGACTCATACCGGGGAACTTCGAGGACGCCCTCCGGCAGGGACTGTTTCAGGTGATCGCCATCGTGACGACGACGGGGTACGCGAGTATGGACGTCAACGCCTGGGACGCGTCCGCGCAGACGATCCTCCTGTTCGCGTACTTCCTCGGTGGGTCGGCCGGCTCGGCCGCCGGCTCTATCAAGATCATCCGCTGGGTGCTCGTCCAGAAGGCCATCGGCCGCTCGCTGTTCACGTCCGTCCACCCCGACGCTGTCCGGCCGATCCGACTGAAACAGGAGATCGTCGAAGAGGACACGATCCTCGACGTCTTCGTGTTCGTGGGACTGTTCGTCACGCTGTTCGTGCTCTCGACGATCCTCCTGTATCTCGATAGCTTCCGGACGCCTGCGGTCACGCTCTCGGGACTCGAGGCGATGAGCGTCGCCATCGCCACTCTGGGAAACGTCGGGCCCGGCTACGGCGTCGTGGGGCCGATGGACAGTTTCCTCCCGTTCTCCGACGCCGCGAAACTGTATATGATCTTCCTGATGTGGATCGGGCGCCTGGAGGTGCTCTCGGTGCTGGTCATCCTCTCTCCGTCGTTCTGGCAGCGGTGA
- a CDS encoding DUF7120 family protein, whose product MPIVEVTLPDELLSEFEQLVDEEFVTEEQAVEELLSMGIDAYNVEVVDDSEPGDDFMDGAENNLFDTASDPGGLDDDTL is encoded by the coding sequence ATGCCAATCGTCGAAGTGACGCTCCCGGACGAACTGCTGAGCGAGTTCGAACAGCTGGTCGACGAGGAGTTCGTGACCGAGGAACAGGCCGTCGAGGAACTGTTGAGTATGGGTATCGATGCCTATAACGTCGAAGTCGTCGACGACAGCGAACCCGGGGACGACTTTATGGACGGCGCAGAGAACAACCTCTTCGACACCGCGTCCGATCCGGGCGGACTCGACGATGACACGCTGTAG
- a CDS encoding MATE family efflux transporter: MSLLDRIGSAFKGPEELNLTSGGIGRPLFYLSLPIVITNLLQTAYNLADTFWLGQFSTEALAAISFAFPMVFLLISLGMGLSVAGSVLVAQHIGADEEEEAEYAASQTVAFSIIGSILLGAFGYVAVGPFIRFLGASPAVHPLATGYMQVISAGMPFMFGFFVFIALMRGYGDTVTPMLVMFGSVVLNIAIDPILIFGFDGNPLFGMLGMRGLEASLLASTGYTGSGITGAAIATVFSRALAFVVGIAVMLEGVRGVMIHPSQMRPDLSYLRKLLDIGLPASVEVTGRSLSVNLLLLVVGMFPTTVVAAFGIGVRVFSVIFLPAIAVARGVETMTGQNIGAEKPDRAGTAADFAAKTMFVVLTVLGGIALLAAEPIVAVFTNDPEVVRQGSNFLRWVAPSFGFIGVMRAYTGSFRGAGKTLTAAVISVIMLGLIRIPVAYFASLSWGSDGIWLAFPISNVAGAVIAFAWYRRGSWRTGSVRRPTPADD, translated from the coding sequence ATGAGCCTCCTCGATCGGATCGGATCGGCGTTCAAGGGACCGGAAGAGCTGAACCTGACGAGCGGCGGGATCGGCAGACCGCTCTTTTATCTCTCGCTGCCCATCGTCATCACGAACCTCCTCCAGACGGCGTACAACCTCGCCGACACGTTCTGGCTCGGGCAGTTCAGCACCGAGGCGCTGGCGGCGATCAGTTTCGCGTTCCCGATGGTCTTCCTGCTGATCTCGCTCGGGATGGGTCTCTCCGTCGCCGGGAGCGTCCTCGTCGCCCAGCACATCGGGGCCGACGAGGAAGAGGAGGCCGAGTACGCCGCCTCCCAGACGGTCGCCTTCTCGATCATCGGCTCGATTCTTCTGGGTGCGTTCGGGTACGTCGCCGTCGGTCCCTTCATCCGATTCCTGGGCGCATCGCCCGCGGTGCACCCGCTCGCGACGGGCTACATGCAGGTGATCTCCGCCGGGATGCCGTTCATGTTCGGCTTCTTCGTCTTCATCGCGCTGATGCGCGGCTACGGCGACACCGTCACGCCGATGCTCGTGATGTTCGGGTCGGTGGTGCTGAACATCGCGATCGACCCGATTCTCATCTTCGGGTTCGACGGCAACCCGCTGTTCGGGATGCTCGGGATGCGCGGCCTCGAAGCGTCGCTGCTGGCGTCGACCGGATACACGGGGTCCGGGATCACCGGCGCGGCCATCGCGACGGTGTTCTCCCGCGCGCTCGCGTTCGTCGTCGGCATCGCGGTGATGCTGGAGGGCGTCCGCGGCGTGATGATCCACCCGAGTCAGATGCGGCCGGACCTCTCGTACCTCCGCAAGTTGCTCGACATCGGCCTGCCCGCGTCGGTGGAGGTGACCGGCCGGTCGCTCTCGGTGAACCTGCTGCTGCTCGTGGTGGGGATGTTTCCGACCACGGTCGTCGCCGCGTTCGGTATCGGCGTTCGGGTCTTCTCCGTCATCTTCCTCCCGGCCATCGCGGTCGCGCGGGGCGTCGAGACGATGACGGGACAGAACATCGGCGCGGAGAAGCCCGACCGCGCGGGGACGGCGGCGGACTTCGCCGCGAAGACGATGTTCGTCGTCCTCACGGTGCTCGGTGGGATCGCCCTGCTCGCCGCGGAGCCGATTGTGGCCGTATTCACGAACGATCCCGAGGTCGTACGCCAGGGGAGCAACTTCCTGCGCTGGGTCGCCCCGAGTTTCGGTTTCATCGGCGTGATGCGCGCCTACACGGGGAGTTTCCGCGGGGCGGGAAAGACGCTCACCGCCGCCGTTATCTCGGTGATCATGCTGGGGCTCATCCGCATCCCCGTCGCCTACTTCGCCTCGCTCAGTTGGGGCTCCGACGGAATCTGGCTGGCGTTTCCCATCTCCAACGTCGCCGGCGCGGTCATCGCGTTCGCGTGGTACCGCCGGGGATCCTGGCGGACCGGGTCGGTTCGGCGACCGACGCCCGCGGACGACTGA
- a CDS encoding TetR/AcrR family transcriptional regulator produces the protein MTDAPTEILHATQRALCEHGYADLTMQDIADETELSKASIHYHYDCKHDLLLAFLDHLYERFEERIDDPDGETPAERLCALVDSLVTGRSDAPAFQTALLEIKAQSPYDEAFRERLQRFDDAYVEAVREIVAEGVADGSFREDVDPGVVASFLATFLNGVQTRHVGVGHPLDESAEAVHTYIDETLLTEASERPAGGSNGGMEIGGTSE, from the coding sequence ATGACTGACGCACCAACCGAAATCCTCCACGCGACGCAGCGCGCGCTCTGCGAACACGGCTACGCGGACCTGACGATGCAGGACATCGCCGACGAGACGGAATTGAGCAAGGCCTCCATCCACTATCACTACGACTGCAAACACGACCTGCTGTTGGCGTTCCTGGATCACCTCTACGAGCGGTTCGAAGAGCGGATCGACGATCCCGACGGCGAGACGCCCGCCGAACGGCTCTGTGCACTCGTCGATTCGCTCGTGACGGGGCGCTCGGACGCGCCGGCGTTCCAGACGGCGCTGCTGGAAATCAAGGCGCAGTCGCCCTACGACGAGGCGTTCCGCGAGCGACTCCAGCGGTTCGACGACGCCTACGTCGAAGCGGTACGAGAGATCGTCGCGGAGGGCGTCGCCGACGGATCGTTCCGTGAAGACGTCGATCCCGGCGTCGTGGCGTCGTTTCTCGCGACGTTCCTCAACGGGGTCCAGACGCGCCACGTCGGCGTCGGACACCCGCTGGACGAATCGGCGGAGGCGGTCCACACGTACATCGACGAGACGCTCTTGACCGAGGCGAGCGAGCGTCCCGCCGGTGGATCGAACGGCGGTATGGAGATCGGAGGAACCTCCGAATGA
- a CDS encoding CGCGG family putative rSAM-modified RiPP protein → MTTETTTDAVTDIDGEAHDLDAAPVTDRVHDNSWSANLEGPEHAESRSLVVEQAVSAVEHTASGNHVNLVTHGDHGHPETYLYDALDDAYGDDVEWEYVDRCGCGGHVVRVRT, encoded by the coding sequence ATGACGACAGAAACGACAACGGACGCTGTAACGGACATCGACGGGGAGGCACACGACCTCGACGCGGCGCCGGTGACCGACCGCGTCCACGACAACTCGTGGTCTGCGAACCTGGAGGGTCCCGAACACGCCGAGAGCCGGAGCCTCGTCGTCGAACAGGCCGTCTCGGCCGTCGAACACACCGCGTCGGGGAACCACGTGAACCTCGTCACGCACGGCGATCACGGCCACCCGGAGACGTACCTCTACGACGCGCTCGACGACGCGTACGGCGACGACGTCGAGTGGGAGTACGTCGATCGGTGCGGGTGCGGCGGCCACGTCGTTCGCGTGCGGACCTGA
- a CDS encoding amidohydrolase family protein translates to MSQPDTESRRADDLDSYHVIDCDCHYMESFTDVAEYMDEPWKTKFEGSNFDEKGAKQNLSSFFPFSTGDRQAHGKITREHSSYPDSPETPERIREGMSSIGVDETLLISHLILAGAGTTADDTRQSAFAKAYVEYMSEEVLDPDDGIYGLAPIPYADIDASLEILDHIEGSEAYAGACFVTAGATPPLGNRKYDPLYERCEDMGLPAVFHTGGAGLDEYVRGGYQEMLETHTLGFLESNMSQIVSLVVQGVPEKFPDLDVAFMESGVTYLPSLITRLDEEYLKRPEEAPLLEKEPGEYITDFYYGTQPLEVSADPEFLEKCVDMVGPEQLMYASDYPHWDYDRPTTVIDLPFLSEEEKRGILSENAAEVFGL, encoded by the coding sequence ATGTCACAGCCCGACACGGAGTCGCGGAGAGCGGACGATCTCGACTCGTATCACGTCATCGACTGCGACTGCCACTATATGGAGTCGTTCACCGACGTCGCGGAGTACATGGACGAACCCTGGAAGACCAAGTTCGAGGGGAGCAACTTCGACGAGAAGGGGGCCAAACAGAACCTCAGCTCGTTCTTCCCCTTCTCGACCGGCGACCGGCAGGCGCACGGCAAGATCACGCGCGAGCACTCCTCGTACCCCGACTCACCGGAGACGCCCGAGCGGATCCGAGAGGGGATGTCCTCCATCGGCGTCGACGAGACGCTTCTCATCTCGCATCTGATCCTCGCCGGTGCCGGCACGACGGCGGACGACACCCGGCAGTCGGCCTTCGCGAAGGCCTACGTCGAGTACATGAGCGAGGAGGTGCTCGACCCCGACGACGGCATCTACGGGCTGGCCCCGATTCCGTACGCCGACATCGACGCGTCGCTCGAGATCCTCGACCACATCGAGGGATCCGAGGCGTACGCCGGGGCGTGTTTCGTCACCGCCGGGGCCACGCCGCCGCTCGGGAACCGGAAGTACGATCCGCTCTACGAACGCTGCGAGGACATGGGGCTGCCGGCCGTGTTCCACACCGGCGGTGCCGGACTCGACGAGTACGTCCGCGGCGGGTACCAGGAGATGCTGGAGACGCACACTCTCGGCTTCCTGGAATCGAACATGTCCCAGATCGTCAGCCTCGTCGTCCAGGGCGTCCCCGAGAAGTTCCCCGACCTCGACGTGGCGTTCATGGAGTCCGGCGTGACGTACCTCCCCTCGCTCATCACGCGCCTCGACGAGGAGTACCTCAAGCGCCCCGAGGAGGCCCCGCTCTTGGAGAAAGAACCCGGCGAGTACATCACCGACTTCTACTACGGGACCCAACCGCTCGAAGTCTCCGCCGACCCGGAGTTCTTAGAGAAGTGCGTGGATATGGTCGGGCCGGAGCAACTGATGTACGCCTCCGACTACCCGCACTGGGACTACGACCGCCCCACGACGGTCATCGACCTGCCGTTCCTCTCCGAGGAGGAGAAGCGCGGCATCCTCTCTGAGAACGCCGCCGAGGTGTTCGGGCTATGA
- a CDS encoding Rieske (2Fe-2S) protein, translating to MSDGLVEVKPADAFEDGDREFVEVNGTEVGVLQVEGEYYALQNYCLHDGGPVCEGKTHRKLLGEFKEPGKRVERTYTDEECVVSCPWHGWSYDIETGDHLGNGDLSLPTYEVVVEDGVVYVGGLK from the coding sequence ATGAGCGACGGACTCGTCGAGGTGAAACCCGCAGACGCGTTCGAGGACGGGGACCGCGAGTTCGTGGAGGTGAACGGCACGGAGGTCGGCGTCCTGCAGGTCGAAGGCGAGTACTACGCGCTGCAGAACTACTGCCTCCACGACGGCGGCCCGGTCTGTGAGGGCAAGACCCACCGGAAGCTTCTCGGGGAGTTCAAAGAGCCGGGCAAGCGCGTCGAGCGGACGTACACGGACGAGGAGTGCGTCGTCTCCTGCCCCTGGCACGGGTGGTCCTACGACATCGAGACCGGCGACCACCTCGGCAACGGGGACCTCTCGCTGCCGACGTACGAGGTCGTCGTCGAGGACGGCGTCGTGTACGTCGGCGGTCTGAAGTAG
- a CDS encoding IclR family transcriptional regulator, with the protein MTGNLVGADETLFRIVEAMAETGPVGVTEVADRLGLTKSTAHRHLQTLAAHGYAINEDGRYRLSHQWFHIGTTVKSRRPFYLASRGALKTLAERTGKTAWCAIEERGRLMFVDGAGANPTHNPDLLVGDWSSITQTAAGKAILAHLPEERVAAILDADDADERYAAADLRTELEYVRSRGYAINRGEDISGIYAVGMPVVVDGDVFGSLSVASPSEDLVTDDRERVLEALSRAIDTVRSKLSD; encoded by the coding sequence ATGACCGGTAATCTCGTCGGCGCCGACGAAACGCTCTTTCGGATCGTCGAGGCGATGGCCGAGACGGGACCCGTCGGAGTCACCGAAGTCGCGGACCGCCTCGGCCTCACGAAGAGCACCGCACACCGCCACCTCCAGACGCTGGCGGCACACGGCTACGCGATCAACGAGGACGGGCGCTACCGCCTCTCGCATCAGTGGTTCCACATCGGGACGACGGTGAAATCCCGACGACCGTTCTACCTGGCGTCCAGAGGCGCGCTGAAGACGCTCGCGGAACGGACGGGGAAGACGGCCTGGTGCGCCATCGAGGAACGCGGCCGGTTGATGTTCGTCGACGGCGCGGGGGCGAACCCGACGCACAACCCCGACTTGCTCGTCGGCGACTGGTCGTCGATCACCCAGACCGCCGCGGGGAAGGCGATCCTCGCTCACCTCCCCGAAGAGCGCGTGGCGGCGATCCTCGACGCCGACGACGCGGACGAGCGGTACGCCGCCGCCGACCTGCGGACGGAACTGGAGTACGTCCGCTCCCGCGGCTACGCGATCAACCGGGGCGAGGACATCTCCGGCATCTACGCCGTCGGGATGCCCGTGGTCGTGGACGGGGACGTCTTCGGATCGCTCTCCGTCGCGAGTCCCTCCGAAGACCTGGTCACCGACGACCGCGAGCGGGTTCTGGAGGCGCTGTCGAGGGCGATCGACACCGTCCGGTCGAAGCTATCAGATTAA
- a CDS encoding DUF2249 domain-containing protein, producing the protein MAATKLDLREVPPADRHPKIHDAFDSLDSGETLELVNDHEPKPLFYELRAEVPEFDAEAYEVEQRGPAEFVARLPKK; encoded by the coding sequence ATGGCAGCCACGAAACTCGATCTCAGAGAGGTACCCCCGGCGGACCGACACCCGAAGATCCACGACGCCTTCGACTCCCTCGACAGCGGCGAGACGCTCGAACTCGTCAACGACCACGAACCGAAGCCGCTCTTCTACGAGCTGCGGGCGGAGGTCCCGGAGTTCGACGCGGAGGCCTACGAGGTCGAACAGCGCGGCCCCGCCGAGTTCGTCGCGCGCCTGCCGAAGAAATAG